From a single Bufo bufo chromosome 9, aBufBuf1.1, whole genome shotgun sequence genomic region:
- the SPCS1 gene encoding signal peptidase complex subunit 1 yields the protein MLDIFSSIPTQMDYKGQKLAEQIFQGIILFSAVIGFLYGYVIEQFGWTVYIVIAGFAVSCLLTLPPWPMYRRHPLKWLPVQDSATDDKKQQDKKSKKHK from the exons ATGTTGGATATATTCTCCTCTATCCCTACGCAGATG GACTATAAAGGTCAAAAACTTGCTGAACAGATATTTCAAGGAATAATCCTATTTTCTGCC GTGATCGGCTTCCTTTACGGCTATGTGATTGAGCAGTTTGGCTGGACAGTGTACATAGTAATTGCAGGCTTTGCTGTGTCTTGCTTG TTAACTCTGCCTCCATGGCCAATGTATCGCCGCCATCCATTAAAGTGGCTGCCCGTCCAGGACTCTGCTACAGATGACAAGAAACAGCAGGATAAGAAATCCAAGAAGCACAAATAA